The following is a genomic window from Halobellus ruber.
CAAGGGCACCGACGGGAAGGTCGCGGAGGCGCGACGCCGGGGTGCCGAACCCCGCGCGCCGGACCGCGCGCGCCGGGCGCTGGAGGCGGTGGCCGGCCGCGATGAGGCGGGACAGCACGACATCGAACTCCTCACCTGGGACGGGGCAATGGGTGCCGACGCCGCCCGCGCGGCCGGCTTCGAGCCGACGGTGCTGGGGTCGCCGGACGGCGACGACACGAGCGTCGCGGACACCGAGCGCGCCGTGGCGGCGTTCGTCGACGCCGGCGTCGACCTCGTGATGTTCGTCGGCGGCGACGGCACCGCCGGGGACGTCGCGGCCGCAGTCGAGGGTACCGGGACGCCGATCCTGGGCGTCCCCGCCGGGGTGAAGGTGTACTCCTCGGTGTTCGCAGTCTCCCCCGAGGACGCGGCCGTGATCCTCCGGACCTTCGAGCGGACCGAACGCCGCGAAGTGATGGACATCGACGAGGACGAGTATCGGGAGGGTGAGGTGAACCCCGAACTCCGGGCTGTCGCCCACGTTCCCGTCGCGGAGGAACTCCAGTCCTCGAAACAGCTCGGCGGCGGCAACGTCGAGGCGCTGGCCGCGGGGGTCGCAGCCGACATCCGGGCGAGCGGCAAGACGGTGGTGCTCGGGCCGGGGAGCACCGTCGGCACGATCAAGGCGGAACTGGGGTTCGAGGGGTCGCCGATCGGCGTCGACGTCTGGCGCGACGGCGAGGTCATCGTGCTCGACGCGACCGAGGCCGACCTCCTCGAAGTTCTGGATCCGGACGCCGACAACGTCATCGTGGTCTCTCCGATCGGCGGTCAGGGGTTCGTGTTCGGCCGGGGGAACCCACAGTTGTCGCCGGCGGTGATCCGGCGGTGTGACGTCGAGGTCGTCGCCTCACCCTCGAAGCTCGACACCATCGGCGAACTCCGCGTCGACACCGACGATCCCGACCTCGACGCGGAACTCCGCGGGTGGACGAAGGTCCGGACCGGCAGGGTGGAGCGCCGGATGCTGAAGATCGTCTGACCCCTCCCAGGCCGATAAGTGGCATATAGTGAGGATTAAGGTACCAGCGGATAATAATGAGATATGGAAACGCGTAAAGTACAGCGGCTGGGCCCCTCGACGCTGGCGATGACGCTCCCGGCGGAGTGGGCCAAGGAGCACAACGTCGACAAGGGCGACGAGGTCTCACTCCGGATGGGGGGGAAAGGCACCCTGACGGTGCTTCCGGAGTCCGCAAGCCAGGGGGACTCCTCGGCGACGATCCGCGCGGACAACCTCGACGCCGACTCCTTAGAGCGGGCGATCGTCGCCCAGTACGTGCTGGGACGGCGGGTGATCCACATCCAGAAGGACGACGGCGCGCTCGACTCCGAACACATCAACGCCGTCTACCAGGCCGAAACCCAGTTGATGGGGCTGGGCGTCATCGAGGAGACGCCCGACCGGATCGCGATCCGCTGTTCGGTCGATCCCGAGGACTTCACGCTCGATAACCTCTTAGAGCGGCTGGAGAGCACCGGTAGCACGATGCGCGGGGAGGCGATCAAGGCCTTAGCCCACGGCAACACCGACCTCGCCCAGCGCGCGTTGAACCGCGAGCGGCAGGCCAACAAGATCTTCGTGCTCCTGCTCCGTTTGATCTTCACCGCCTACCAGAACCCCAACCTCGCACGTGCGGTCGGTCTCGAATCCGGCTTCCCGCTCATCGGCTACCGGTCGGTGGCGAAGAACCTCGAACTGACCGCGGACAACGCCGAGGACATCGCGAACATCGTCGTCGACGCCACGGACCACACGCTCGACGTCGACTCGAAGACGATGCGTCGGATCCGGGAGTTCACCGACCAGGTGGACGAACTCACACACACCGCGGTCCAGTCGGTGGTCGAACGCGACTA
Proteins encoded in this region:
- a CDS encoding ATP-NAD kinase family protein, with the protein product MRIGFVVNPIAGMGGRVGLKGTDGKVAEARRRGAEPRAPDRARRALEAVAGRDEAGQHDIELLTWDGAMGADAARAAGFEPTVLGSPDGDDTSVADTERAVAAFVDAGVDLVMFVGGDGTAGDVAAAVEGTGTPILGVPAGVKVYSSVFAVSPEDAAVILRTFERTERREVMDIDEDEYREGEVNPELRAVAHVPVAEELQSSKQLGGGNVEALAAGVAADIRASGKTVVLGPGSTVGTIKAELGFEGSPIGVDVWRDGEVIVLDATEADLLEVLDPDADNVIVVSPIGGQGFVFGRGNPQLSPAVIRRCDVEVVASPSKLDTIGELRVDTDDPDLDAELRGWTKVRTGRVERRMLKIV
- a CDS encoding phosphate signaling complex PhoU family protein, translating into METRKVQRLGPSTLAMTLPAEWAKEHNVDKGDEVSLRMGGKGTLTVLPESASQGDSSATIRADNLDADSLERAIVAQYVLGRRVIHIQKDDGALDSEHINAVYQAETQLMGLGVIEETPDRIAIRCSVDPEDFTLDNLLERLESTGSTMRGEAIKALAHGNTDLAQRALNRERQANKIFVLLLRLIFTAYQNPNLARAVGLESGFPLIGYRSVAKNLELTADNAEDIANIVVDATDHTLDVDSKTMRRIREFTDQVDELTHTAVQSVVERDYDKTVECRTLFRQLRDREQEILDDLPEMTNEEVLQIREVLVSLQQTAQYAMRNAEIAANLALNEESEHVQIR